In Gilliamella sp. B3022, the sequence ATTACCAAATAGAATGTAACATTATAATTTATTGTAAATTTTTTATTTACACCTCGTAATAGTGCAATTTATTGCTTTTTACTAGACAGTTGGTCTATAATTTTTAGACCGTTCGTCTATTAATGGCGATTAAATTACCTAACTGACGTGCTAAATTTCTTCGGTTAATTATTCATTCATTGGTTTATCATTCATTACACAATAAGGAATCTGTATGTCATTCAATGCTATTATTCTAGAAAACAATGAAGTTACTGGGTTTTCCCAATCTTTAAAAATCTTAACTAAACAACAATTAATGCAACAACAAGGCGATACCTTAGTAAAAATACACTATTCAAATATTAATTATAAAGATGCATTAGCATTGACTAATAAAAGTCCTATTGTTAGGCAATGGCCAATGGTACCGGGTATTGATGGTGTAGGGACGGTAATTGAATGTCAAAGCGGTCGTTACCAATCCGGTGATTTGGTTATTCTAAATGGTTGGGGATGCGGTGAAACACACTGGGGTTGTCTTGCTCAATATGCCCATTTGAAATCAGATTGGTTAATCCCGTTACCAAGCAATCTTACTCCTCATCAATCAATGACTATTGGTACTGCAGGATATACGGCTGCTTTATGTGTTGGGCGTGTAGTTGATTTCGGTGTTAAGCCAGAAGATGGTAAAGTTTTAGTAACAGGAGCGACAGGTGGTGTGGGTTCAGTTGCAATCGCGTTATTAAGTAAATTAGGTTATCGGGTTACTGCTTCTACAAGTAAAGTGATGGATGTAGATTATCTGCGTAAACTGGGCGCAGCCGAAATTCTTGATAGCCAATCTTTGAAAGAGCCAAATAGACCACTACAAAAAGAGTTATGGTCAGCAGCAATCGATGTCGTTGGTTCCTATACGTTAGCTAACATTTGTGCACAGACTCGATACGGAGGTATTGTCACCTGTTGTGGTCTTGCACAAGGTATTGATTTCCCCGCAACGGTTGCACCGTTTATTTTACGAGGAGTAACATTAGCTGGTGTTGATAGTGTGATGGTAAATTATGATGCACGAATTGCCGCTTGGCAATCAATAGTACAAAACTTTGACGAAAAACTGTTTTCTCTTATCGGTAAAACAATTACGTTAAATGAATGTTCTAGCGTAGCTAATAAACTGATAGCTGGACAAATTAAAGGTCGTTTTGTGGTTGATGTTAATCGATAACGTAAAAATATCATCATAAATTTTCGATAATTCAGCGGTATAGAAAAGTTACCGCTCATTCAAGTTAAATAAATAGCCGATTTTAATATAAACCTAAAAAAAATTAATTAAGTAATAAACCTTGTATTTTTTGTTAAATCAGACTAAATTTAATTTACATAAGCTATTTTGAACATGAAGTTCGCAAAGATCCTTTAAAATCGTCAATATTTTATGAGTTATTTAAAAGGGGGAATGTGATATGCCTTATCAAACCCGAGATGATCTACCAGAATCTGTTCGGCATGTTTTACCTGCCCATGCTCAGGATATTTTTAAAGAAGCATTTAATAGTGCCATAAAAGAGTATCAAGATCCTAAAAAAAGACGAGACAATAGTTCGCCTGAGCAAGTTGCTTTTCGTGTTGCTTGGTCGGCGGTTGAAAAGCTATATCATAAAGATGAAAACGGCAAATGGGTCGCGAAATAGTTACTTTAATGATAAAAATACTTTTTAACATATAATAATGCTATCGAATTGATGAATAACAAAAAAGTATAAGATTTAAGCCAACCTGGAGGTTGGCTTATTTATATTTAAGTTAAGGAATTAAAATATTTATTTCTTTTATTACCTACCTCAAACCCTTTAGTGAAGTAGAAAAATACTTACCGCAACATATCGATTATTTATAACGTCATTATCAATCCATTCATCCTTTAATATCACTATTTTAAAAAATTAATAAAAACTTTGAGCTTTTTTGCTTTTTCAAGTTCTATATATGTATGTTATCTACTAAATAAAATTATTTTAAATTTATTCAAGTCTATCATTCTATTATGAAGTGATTTATTAGAGATGAAAAATTTAAGTAAAAAAAGAGGATAGCTAATGAAATCAGCATGTTATTGGGATGAATAAGCCTTTCAAAAATTATGGTCGTCAAACTAATGATTAATTTATTATTGGTTTAATTGTATTTGACACATATGCTGGTTTTTTCTAAAAATTTACCTACCAAATTTGAACATAAAAATATTTAACTATGTGAAATATTTATGATTTACATCTCGACGCTATCTCTTTATTTTAAGGTTAAATAAATATTCCTTATTATGTTTTCTTTTTTTATTTTTCCTTATCAATACGGAAAATATTGGTTCGTAATTTGATTTTTTTCCTTTTATACTAAATTTGAATTCTCAATAAATAATAGGTACTTGATTATGAATAGCAAAGGTTTACCAAAAGAATTTTTATGGGGAGGCGCTGTTGCCGCTCATCAATTAGAAGGTGCTTGGCAGGCTGGTGGTAAGGGACCTAGTGTTGCTGATGTGATGACAGTTGGGTCGCCTAAAAGTTATCGAAAAATCACTGAAGGTATTATTCCAGGTGAGTATTATCCTAATCATGAAGCTATCGACTTTTATCATCATTATAAAGATGATATTAAACTCTTCGCTGAAATGGGTTTTAAATGTTTTCGAACCTCGATCGCTTGGACTCGTATTTTTCCAAAAGGGGATGAGCCTGCTCCAAATGAAGAAGGCTTGAAGTTTTATGATGATCTTTTTGATGAATGTTTAAAATATAATATTGAGCCAGTCATAACCCTTTCACATTTTGAGTTACCTTATCATTTAGTTACCGAATATGGTGGCTTTCGGAATCGTAAATTAATTGATTTCTTTGTTCGATTTGCTGAGGTTTGTTTCGATCGTTATAAAAATAAAGTGAAATATTGGATGACCTTTAATGAGATCAATAACCAAGCTAATTTTAATGAAGATTTTGCGCCGTTCACTAATTCTGGTATTTACTATCAAGCTGGTGATGATCGCGAACAAATTATGTATCAAGCGGCCCACTATGAGTTGGTTGCTAGTGCAAAAGCGGTG encodes:
- the acuI gene encoding acrylyl-CoA reductase (NADPH), producing the protein MSFNAIILENNEVTGFSQSLKILTKQQLMQQQGDTLVKIHYSNINYKDALALTNKSPIVRQWPMVPGIDGVGTVIECQSGRYQSGDLVILNGWGCGETHWGCLAQYAHLKSDWLIPLPSNLTPHQSMTIGTAGYTAALCVGRVVDFGVKPEDGKVLVTGATGGVGSVAIALLSKLGYRVTASTSKVMDVDYLRKLGAAEILDSQSLKEPNRPLQKELWSAAIDVVGSYTLANICAQTRYGGIVTCCGLAQGIDFPATVAPFILRGVTLAGVDSVMVNYDARIAAWQSIVQNFDEKLFSLIGKTITLNECSSVANKLIAGQIKGRFVVDVNR
- a CDS encoding ChaB family protein, whose product is MPYQTRDDLPESVRHVLPAHAQDIFKEAFNSAIKEYQDPKKRRDNSSPEQVAFRVAWSAVEKLYHKDENGKWVAK